Proteins from a single region of Hermetia illucens chromosome 3, iHerIll2.2.curated.20191125, whole genome shotgun sequence:
- the LOC119653158 gene encoding glutamate receptor ionotropic, kainate 2-like gives MSLKGCLVVLIVCSVVTLATKPQRLPVGLILDQDEQELEVAFRASINRVNQDMSQFELVPIVQYLSSDESATAKRVVCDLVADGVIAIFGPHSRSTNGIVASICNDLQIPHLLYSWQDEEKDEEKVQRNMTLNVHPDSLLLSRAYAELVKDSDWNTFIVMYETREGLLKLQDSLQVHKPSSTLFVFPMGIEGSDYRPLLKRINATREINFLIDCSPLSMVRLLKQVQELKLLKDNQNYFFTNLDTHTVDFSQFGVIGANISYVQLYMSERLLRRAIYDWTQYEEDHGRELTVDQRTVTTTMVLMHDAVALLASVLKKWYTFEEIELPNIDCNYEEKWKFGAELVDRMKILTRNKTLEGDDDTYITGRMDLSKYGDRNQFRLDFTIRYGEASKSSSWTPDKGVVFFQEGPSNEKIISQAIQNKTFIVTTKLGEPFLMERKSPDGVVYEGNARYKGYSLDLIQKLSEALKFKYEIVLDPDGKNGEYRKDQKRWNGILGQLIDGNADIGIGDLTITAERRQVVDFTVPFMSLGISVLYAVPKQEPPNIFSFLSPFSSEVWVYTAVVYLVVSILLFMVARISYLDWESPHPCDDDPEEVENIWNLPNATWLTMGSIMTQGSDILPKGVPMRLVVGMWWFFALLLAASYTANLSAFLSKSRIDVTIKNVEDLAGQNKIKYGAMKGGSTAAFFRESNESLYHRMWVAMENEVPSVFTESNQGGVDRVLTGKRKYAFLMESTMIEYVTQKYCDLTEVGQGFGDKFYGIALPLNSRYRSEISTEILRMSERGELYELKNKWWKNAENSEECAADSNASDDDSLTIDHVGGVFLVLGIGCVLAYIIGICEFLWHIQDVAVQEKITPWEALKAETLFVLKFWIRHKPIKIESSGKSSSSSTSSSSSSSSTSSSSRSKRSAKSKRSRSRFSETRSVNFDGIQPSIANYSMKSTARQ, from the exons ATGTCCTTGAAAGGGTGCCTTGTGGTGCTTATAGTGTGCAGTGTAGTGACCCTGGCGACTAAGCCACAACGTCTGCCGGTCG GATTGATCTTGGATCAGGATGAGCAGGAATTGGAGGTGGCTTTCCGAGCATCTATAAATCGCGTGAATCAGGACATGAGCCAATTTGAATTGGTGCCAATTGTCCAGTATCTGTCGAGTGATGAAAGTGCTACGGCGAAACGTGTTG TATGTGATCTTGTCGCCGATGGAGTGATTGCTATTTTTGGACCACATTCAAGATCCACGAACG gaattgtggcatccatttgcAATGACTTGCAAATTCCGCATCTTCTGTACAGCTGGCAGGACGAGGAAAAAGATGAGGAGAAAGTTCAGAGGAATATGACATTGAATGTGCATCCAGACAGTTTGTTGCTATCACGAGCCTATGCTGAATTGGTTAAGGACTCGGATTGGAATACGTTTATTGTGATGTATGAGACGAGAGAAG GCTTACTTAAACTTCAGGACAGTCTCCAGGTCCATAAGCCTTCATCAACCCTTTTCGTCTTCCCGATGGGCATCGAGGGATCTGATTATCGTCCTTTGTTGAAGCGCATAAATGCAACTAGAGAGATCAATTTCCTAATTGATTGCTCTCCTTTGTCAATGGTTCGATTGCTGAAGCAGGTGCAGGAATTGAAACTTCTGAAAGACAATCAG AACTACTTTTTCACCAATCTAGATACCCACACTGTCGATTTCAGTCAATTCGGGGTCATTGGAGCGAATATAAGCTACGTCCAGTTGTATATGTCTGAGAGATTGCTTCGTCGAGCCATCTATGACTGGACCCAGTACGAAGAAGATCATGGCAGGGAGCTGACTGTTGATCAGCGAACTGTAACA ACGACTATGGTTTTGATGCATGATGCAGTCGCATTGTTAGCGAGTGTGCTCAAAAAATGGTATACTTTCGAAGAAATTGAACTACCTAATATTGACTGCAACTACGAGGAGAAATGGAAATTCGGGGCGGAGCTTGTCGACCGAATGAAAATT CTTACCCGTAATAAAACTTTAGAAGGGGATGATGACACCTACATTACAGGAAGAATGGATCTATCAAAATACGGAGATCGTAACCAGTTTAGACTGGATTTCACAATACGTTATGGCGAAGCTTCCAAAAGTAGTTCATGGACCCCTGACAAAGGAGTAGTTTTCTTCCAAGAGGGACCTAGTAATGAGAAGATCATAAGCCAAGCGATTCAGAACAAGACCTTCATTGTCACCACCAAGCTAGGAGAACCTTTTCTAATGGAACGTAAAAGTCCGGATGGTGTAGTCTATGAGGGGAATGCACGCTATAAAGGATATTCACTGGATCTAATACAGAAGTTGTCGGAGGCTCTGAAGTTTAAGTATGAGATTGTCTTGGATCCAGACGGCAAGAACGGCGAGTATAGGAAGGACCAAAAAAGATGGAATGGGATCTTAGGGCAACTGATTGATGGG AATGCAGACATCGGAATCGGCGATCTAACAATCACTGCCGAACGTAGACAAGTGGTGGACTTTACAGTACCATTCATGTCATTGGGTATTAGCGTTCTGTATGCTGTACCGAAGCAGGAACCTCCAAATATtttctcatttctttcgccattTTCCTCGGAAGTGTGGGTCTACACGGCAGTTGTTTACTTGGTGGTATCCATTTTACTGTTCATGGTAGCCAG GATATCTTACCTTGATTGGGAAAGCCCACATCCTTGCGATGATGATCCTGAAGAAGttgaaaatatttggaatttgccAAATGCAACGTGGTTAACTATGGGCTCTATAATGACACAGGGCAGTGATATATTGCCGAA AGGTGTCCCTATGCGACTGGTTGTTGGAATGTGGTGGTTTTTCGCTCTCTTGTTGGCTGCATCCTACACTGCCAACTTGTCTGCTTTCTTGTCTAAATCTAGGATAGACGTGACTATAAAAAACGTTGAAGATTTGGCAggtcaaaataaaattaagtacGGAGCGATGAAGGGTGGAAGTACAGCTGCATTTTTCCGG GAGTCCAATGAATCACTGTATCATCGCATGTGGGTGGCCATGGAAAACGAGGTTCCGTCGGTGTTCACCGAAAGCAATCAAGGAGGTGTTGATCGAGTGTTGACTGGAAAGCGAAAATATGCTTTCTTGATGGAATCTACCATGATTGAATACGTTACCCAAAAGTACTGTGACTTAACCGAGGTGGGCCAAGGTTTCGGAGATAAGTTTTATGGTATAGCCTTGCCATTGA ATTCCCGTTATCGTTCAGAAATTAGTACTGAGATCCTTAGGATGTCtgaacgcggtgaactttatgAACTGAAAAATAAATGGTGGAAGAATGCTGAAAATAGCGAAGAATGTGCTGCGGATAGCAATGCATCTGATGACGATTCATTAACCATTGATCATGTCGGTGGTGTATTTCTGGTATTAGGTATTGGATGTGTTCTGGCGTATATAATTGGAATATGTGAGTTTCTCTGGCATATACAGGACGTTGCGGTTCAAGAGAAG ATCACTCCTTGGGAGGCTTTAAAAGCTGAAACGCTTTTTGTACTGAAATTTTGGATTCGTCATAAACCAATCAAAATTGAGTCGTCTGGGAAAAGCTCTTCGTCTTCAACGTCTTCatcttcgtcatcatcatcaacgtcctCATCGTCACGATCCAAACGTTCAGCTAAATCCAAAAGGAGTCGAAGTCGCTTTTCGGAAACAAGGAGTGTCAATTTTGACGGCATACAACCGAGTATTGCTAATTATTCAATGAAATCGACAGCTAGACAGTAG